The DNA region ATTAAACGCACTTTATTTCTCAACTGCCAGTTCTGCTAATCTGCCGTTTCTGGGAACTTGAATGCAGATGTCACAGGGTATTTTCCTCATGTACACATCAGGTGATTAAAACGGAAGTGGAATTGAAGCAGGACTTTCTGCAGATTGTTGTCAAAGATTCATCTAACGAGCTCCTTACAACcacatttaattttatttctcccCCTGGAACCAAGCAGACTGGATGGTGACACATCAGCAGCCACTTTAAAACAGTCTGAAAATAATGtgagttttacagtttttcaaTCTACAGGAGTAAATGTCTGAGGATCGTGGACTCAGTTTTCATCCTTAACTGTGAAACACCCCCACAAAGCTCTTCCCTACACATTCTCCCATAAGCACAATATGATAAGATTACTGCCTTTGTACACATCTACTTAATGATGATCCTTCCAGTcatcttaatatatatattcccCATAAACCATTCTACAGTTTTTATTAGTTTACATTCCTCGTCTGATTATCTACAGGGAAAGAGAAACACCAATTGGTAAGATTGTCAGTTTCCCAATTCAAATATTTCTGAAATGATTTCATACCTGTCTTATTAATGTCTCTGGTATTTCCTATAATGTTTTACTCAAAACAAGTGAGGGTTAGATGAAACTGTCTTGAGAACAGTTTCACCTTCTTCCTGAACTGGTCCCGGGCAGAGAGGAGATCAGTGACAGATTAACTCACTGTACTTTGGAGTAAACTCACAAACAAGGACTGAGTCACGTAATATTATTCCAGGGAAACTGTATGATTACATTGTGACCTTGAGTATTTATGGcattatttacagtatttatgaCATTATGCAATGATGGGGATTATAACTGGTTCTTATATATGCAGCTCAGCATGATAGTTTAATGACTGGGATTAATCAGAGGATGTAAAGTGTTGTTATGTAACAGCGACGcaggaaaacaacattaaatTCAGTTCTATAGGTCGTTTGCGTTTCCCCGCTCGGTTTGTCCCTCGCTGTTTGCCGTACCATAACACGGAAGTGGCGGCTCCAGGAGCGACACAACAAAcccagatttaaaacaagtgaaTGAAATACGCACTAACTTCAGTAACTAGCTCCACAGTGACGTTATTAAACTAATGTGTGTTTCACTAGCACAGTTCAAATCCATGTTTCATTTCCCCAGACTTCTCCCCTGCGTTGTTAAAGGGCAGCTAGCGATGCTACAGAGTTAGCTCCCCAGTTAGCTCCCCAGTTAGCTCACCAGTTAGCTCACCAGTTAGCTCCCCAGTTGTACATGTGGGTGAAATGGTGCAGAGCATGTTTCGGACCGGGGTCCTGGTTCGGGCCGGTCACACGCTGCTTACCTGGGTCACGACCCTCATCCTGTTCCTGCACGACACTGGTAAGTCCCTTCAAACTGGGGTAAAACCAGTAGCTAGCTTAGATGCTATACTTGTGCTTCACATGGATACTCCTAGTGTTTACTGTATATTTGACAGTTTAAGCTGCTAAATCAAAACACAGATCATCatctaacaaataaaacaatttataaaTCAACTAATGGCAATCTTAGTTTAATTTATAGCCAAGAAACATGGTTTTCTGCCATTTGAATAATGGTTTCCAGGAGGAAATATGTCCAGTATTTAATAGAAACTGGGGAAAGAAGCTTTGTTTACTTATTTTCCCTTTGACCCtcaattatctttattatttatatgatcgcgtttgaatgtttttcatctaaatgtttgtctgttaattacttttacGGTGTTTCTGCCATTCTTAACCAGGTCTCTGGtaaaaagaggtttttaatctcaaACAAAGAATAATAGAAAATACCACAACAACCAAACACTGGGAatatttgaaatttgaaatattaaagttTCCCTCCAACAATTATAGAACTTGTCTGACTGTCTCTATGTAATATCATCATCCATCTGTAGGTTAGATTTCATTTTACATTAATGGTACGTGAAGTACATGACTTTTCTTTACATATGTGGTTTGAAACacttaactgtgtgtgtgtgtgtgtgtgtgtgtgtgtgtgtgtgtgtgtgtgtgtgtgtgtgtgtgtgtgtgtgtgtgtgtgtgtgtgtgtgtgtagatctgCGGAGGTGTGAGGAGCgaggggagctgctgctgccgctcctcttcttcttcctggtcGTGATGTCCGTGCTCTTATACTTCGCTGTTTCTCTCATGGATCCTGGATTCGTTCTCACCGACGCCGTCAAGGTACGAGAAACCGACAGAAAGACTCGCGTCATCACGCCGATGTAAAAAGATATGGGCGCTTGTttgttaattgattaattgatcggCTGATGTGTTTGATCAACATCAAGGGAtccacactttctctctctctctctctctctctctctctctctctctctctctctctgacacgtctgatgtgtttgttattaaagacaaaataattCCTTCCATAAATTAATGATTGTAAGATGTTTTCTGCAGGAACATTAATTCCCCACTTGTCTTTtataatctgtatttatttgagaGTGTTAATCATTAGTTATCAATCATTGGTCAAATGTTTTTCATGTATAACTTTCTTTACATGCGTTAATAAGGAAATTCATAATGTAAATCCCCATCCACCTGCACAGTGGGACCTGCTTGAGTTTCTTGTCTTTAGCCGCAAGTGTCTGTAGATTCACGTTTCTCCAATATCAACAACCTTCTCCTGGCATCacctgcgtgtgtttgtgtaggtgtgtacgtgtgttcGTGTCTaggtgtgtgcaggtgtgtgtacgtgagtaggtgtgtgtatgtgtgtaggtgtgtgtatgtgtgtatgtgtgtaggtgtgtaggtgtgtgtgtaggtgtgtgtgtaggtgtgtaggtgtgtgtgtaggtgtgtaggtgtgtgtgtaggtgtgtaggtgtgtaggtgtgtaggtgtgtgtgtaggtgtgtaggtgtgtgtgtaggtgtgtacgtgtgttcGTGTCtaggtgtgtgtacgtgtgtaggtgtgtgtagatgtgtacgTGTGTTCGTGTCTaggtgtgtgcaggtgtgtgtacgtgtgtaggtgtgcgtaggtgtgtgtacgtgtgtactTGTCTGTATACTCGTGACCCACATCCCTCTATGTCCTGCAGGGGGTGGAAGGTTCAAATGAGGAAATGGAATCAATGATTCCTCAGACTTCGACCCCCCCCCGGCTGCGGCGCTGTGGATACTGTCTTCTGCAGGTAACCAGCCGCTGCAAACgcaacacaacatctgaatcTGCATACAAGTTTGTCATTAACACAACTTCCCTTAAACcgattcatttattatttattttggggCTTTCgaaatgttttattatcttGATCTGTTTCAATTTGTATTTGAGTATTTTGCAATTTTGGCAAAAACCCAATCACAATCAGCTCGATGGAACATCTTATCACCACATTGTCGATTCAAATCAGTGCAACCGGTCGTGAATCAACAGAAGTGTTCTTTCTCGTGTGTAGTTACGtgcaagtttttctttttataaaacgTCTATTTCCATGGTCATGAATGGAATTTTAACTCTGTGTCACggtgaacaatttaaaatgtaaggatTTCAGGAATTTAAAGTCACACTCTTAAAAATGCCACCAGTGCATTTCCATTCAAGGAAATAATAGGGGAATAATACTCAGATTATACGTCTTCAGCTGACAGATTATCTGTGTGAATTTTGACTCAGCAGTTACACTACTTTCACATCATCATAGTTTCTTCATCTTAATCCTAATTTTGGGATTTAGACCAATTTCAACCATTCCAACTCTGAAGCACTCAACTCGTTccagacctctctctctcttttctttctttcaactTCTCGTTCTTTTTATTCTGGCGTCTGTGGGAAGTTTCTAGAGCGATGACATCATGCAATGacctggtgacatcatcacactttatatatatattcaagcCATATATTTTAGCTTGATTCAGGAAAGCATACGAGTAGAAAATGCGTTTTGTGGTTATGATTATTATCGGGAGGGTTTTACCCTTAAACAACATCTGGAGCTTTATTTAAGTCGAAAGAAATTTCATCAGTAGTGTTTAatgataattaaattattatgaaTCAATAAACTAACTATTTATCTagtttttagctttttttgaGTAAAAGTGAAGGATTTTTATGCCTCAGTTTAAGCAACAGTTTGTCCTATTGTGAAAATGTTATCTCATGAACGCTTTTAGAGAATCTTTAGAAACAGATTAACTGATGAGATtttgttggtcaaaggtcacagtgacctcacaagAATTTTTATATAgtagttttatatatttacattttgctCAAGTTCAGAGCTTTACTTTTTTTCCGCAGTTTGATAAAATGCAGACACAGAATTGAACTaagttgtgtttctctctctttctctgtctcgcGCAGCAACCAATGAGAGCGAAGCACTGTCAGACGTGTCAGCACTGCGTCCGGCGCTTCGACCACCACTGTCCCTGGATCGAGAACTGTGTGGGGGAGCGGAACCACCGCTGGTTCATCGTCTACCTGCTGGTGCAGCTGCTGGCTCTGCTGTGGGCTCTGCACATCGCTCTGTACGTCTCTGAGATATCACAACGTTCAGCCTGACTTCGAAGTTTTTCATGTGGCGACTGTAAACTCTGTGCTGCAGATTTATCTCTCCCACATTCTGACAGATTAGGTAACAGTTGAGATTTGGAGAAAGCCAGGGAATTGACAGACTCTGTTAAACGTTTGATAAAGTAGACAGAAGAGGCTGTGAGACCAGCCGGTGAAGAAACATCAACAATAGAGAAAAGACAGGATTTTAAATTTGACCTTTAAGTGAATGGAAAAGGAGATTTTAAGAAGATCAAGCACTTCAGTAACAGGGAGGAAATTaactggatcgtgatcttgctggctgctgaccagagactatgattgcagaaggactgcttgacatatagtattgaagttatccttcaaaatgtttaccctcatcgatgctgctaaaaactttaatcctgatgatgttttcctacacttgacatctattgcacttgtgtccgtcctgggagacggatcctcacatgtgtctctctgaggtttctacgtatttttacctgttaaaagggtttttagtagtttgtcctgactcttgttgagggttaaggacagaggatgccacaccatgttaaagccctatgagacaaattgtgatttgtgaatatgggctatacaaatacaatttgattgattgattgattgaactcCAGGTAAAATACAATTAGAATGAATTTAGAAAACAAGCAAGTGGAACAAGGTGCTCCAAAGTTGTTGAATCAGATTTTAAATCAGATGTCAAATCGAATCGAATCAAATCTAAGATCTTAATTGCCTGAGCCTTAAAAAACCATTTGATT from Limanda limanda chromosome 5, fLimLim1.1, whole genome shotgun sequence includes:
- the LOC133001775 gene encoding palmitoyltransferase ZDHHC12-B-like produces the protein MVQSMFRTGVLVRAGHTLLTWVTTLILFLHDTDLRRCEERGELLLPLLFFFLVVMSVLLYFAVSLMDPGFVLTDAVKGVEGSNEEMESMIPQTSTPPRLRRCGYCLLQQPMRAKHCQTCQHCVRRFDHHCPWIENCVGERNHRWFIVYLLVQLLALLWALHIALSGISPGVTWELWFRVNGFLLAALLVVGVFSVVASLLLGCHLYLASINCTTWEFMSRHRISYLKNCECEENPFDRGFFCNLLDFFCICRTVMWEQVYKRNTLNPA